In one Desulfoferula mesophila genomic region, the following are encoded:
- a CDS encoding restriction endonuclease: MAENRVVIGWDEMPDLAQYKTRDAMVRATEEAYPNEKPKAIINWVGQLWAFARRIEKDDLVVLPLKRQNAIAMGKITGDYEYKPDNPSGAKHLRPVKWLAPDMPRDNFDQDLLYSFGAFMTVCQIKRNNAETRIRAILAGKKSPSPTAITEDDVTSDVTAPPDLEDYSLTQIQAYIGQKFAGHKLAELIGAILDAQGYQTEVASPGPDGGVDIIAGRGPMGFDEPRLVVQVKSGASTQGIEVMDRLRGTMVTFKAQHGLFVAWGGVKHTVKTEARRHYFDVRVWDAGDVVQQVLRHYDAFPEDLKADLPLKRIWTLVQEGEE, from the coding sequence TTGGCCGAGAACAGAGTAGTTATCGGCTGGGACGAGATGCCAGACCTGGCGCAGTACAAGACCCGCGATGCCATGGTGAGGGCAACAGAGGAAGCCTATCCCAACGAGAAACCCAAGGCAATAATCAACTGGGTTGGCCAATTGTGGGCTTTTGCGCGGCGGATTGAGAAAGATGACCTGGTCGTATTGCCCCTTAAACGGCAGAACGCGATTGCCATGGGTAAGATCACGGGGGACTACGAGTATAAACCAGATAATCCTTCTGGCGCGAAGCACCTCCGCCCCGTAAAGTGGCTAGCCCCTGATATGCCACGAGACAACTTCGACCAAGACTTGCTCTATTCCTTCGGCGCCTTTATGACCGTATGTCAGATTAAGCGCAACAACGCCGAGACCCGCATTCGGGCGATCTTGGCCGGAAAGAAATCCCCATCACCTACTGCTATCACCGAAGATGATGTAACAAGCGATGTCACCGCCCCTCCGGACCTCGAGGACTACAGCCTAACCCAGATTCAGGCCTACATCGGCCAGAAGTTCGCGGGCCACAAGCTGGCCGAGTTAATTGGGGCGATCTTGGATGCTCAGGGATACCAGACTGAGGTTGCATCGCCCGGTCCTGACGGCGGGGTAGACATCATAGCCGGTAGAGGGCCCATGGGGTTCGATGAGCCTCGCTTGGTCGTCCAGGTCAAGTCCGGGGCGAGTACGCAGGGAATAGAGGTGATGGACCGGCTGCGTGGTACCATGGTGACCTTCAAGGCCCAGCATGGCTTATTCGTGGCTTGGGGAGGGGTGAAACACACGGTTAAGACCGAGGCGCGTCGCCACTACTTCGATGTTCGGGTGTGGGACGCCGGAGACGTGGTCCAGCAGGTGCTCAGGCACTACGATGCCTTCCCGGAAGATCTCAAGGCCGACTTGCCCTTGAAGCGGATTTGGACCCTGGTGCAGGAGGGCGAGGAATAA
- a CDS encoding endonuclease NucS domain-containing protein has product MSVSSIAPDVIGKLREGLVAFQKDPEAKDMLGSRDEVLARFQPTFDKSHLPGLTEDEFRSFLLFENNRHWSGLHRQSTRICEDMPKLRSVLIELVDESLPLKDRLNDAESEIKGMGKAIITAILTVAYPDRYGVWNRQSEATMTHLGIFPSFERGESFGSRYIKVNGILATIREDLGVDFWTLDGLWWHLTKDSPGTDGEPEGGPDEGQSSEGGVADGPTFGLERHLHEFMRDNWDQLDLAKEWAIYSEPGDEEAGYEYVCGVGRIDLLAHHKSQPRWLVIELKRNQTSDQTVGQVLRYVGWIRRHKAAADEKVEGLIVAHQADDPIRYALSAVPEITLKLYEVSFRLKEPSD; this is encoded by the coding sequence GTGAGCGTATCCTCGATTGCGCCAGATGTGATCGGCAAACTGCGAGAGGGCCTCGTGGCGTTCCAAAAAGATCCCGAGGCCAAAGACATGCTGGGATCCAGAGACGAAGTCTTAGCTCGTTTCCAGCCAACTTTCGACAAGAGCCATTTACCCGGCCTGACCGAGGATGAATTCAGGTCTTTCCTGCTTTTCGAAAACAACCGCCACTGGAGTGGTCTTCACCGTCAATCTACTCGCATATGCGAGGACATGCCCAAGCTACGTTCCGTTTTGATCGAACTTGTCGATGAGAGTCTGCCGCTGAAAGATCGGCTGAATGACGCCGAATCCGAGATAAAGGGAATGGGCAAGGCCATCATAACGGCGATTCTGACCGTGGCTTACCCAGATCGGTACGGGGTGTGGAACCGGCAATCGGAAGCAACGATGACTCATTTGGGGATATTCCCAAGCTTTGAAAGGGGGGAATCCTTCGGTAGCCGTTACATAAAGGTCAATGGAATCCTGGCGACCATCAGGGAAGATCTGGGTGTCGATTTCTGGACTTTGGATGGCCTCTGGTGGCATTTAACTAAAGACAGCCCTGGCACGGATGGCGAACCTGAAGGCGGACCCGATGAGGGACAATCTTCGGAGGGCGGAGTGGCCGATGGGCCTACCTTTGGTTTAGAGCGTCACCTACATGAGTTCATGCGAGACAACTGGGATCAATTGGATTTGGCCAAGGAGTGGGCTATCTACTCTGAGCCAGGCGACGAGGAGGCCGGTTACGAATACGTCTGCGGGGTGGGCAGGATCGATCTCCTGGCTCACCACAAGTCGCAACCCCGATGGTTGGTGATAGAGTTGAAGCGCAACCAGACTAGCGACCAAACCGTAGGGCAAGTATTGCGCTACGTGGGATGGATAAGGCGACATAAAGCGGCAGCAGACGAGAAAGTCGAAGGACTTATTGTTGCACACCAGGCTGATGACCCCATTAGGTATGCACTTTCCGCAGTTCCAGAGATAACTTTGAAATTATATGAGGTTTCATTTCGCTTGAAGGAACCAAGTGATTAG
- the istA gene encoding IS21 family transposase, producing MDQWARIRLELRDGQASKRELMRREGIHWDTLQKIQNFPEPPGYRLSTPRAKPKLGPYLELIARIIKEDKKVPKKQRHTATRIYHRIKEAGYQGKYTQVKEAVRAIKRVSQEVYMPLVHRPGEAQVDFGYALAKVSGELRKIALFIMALPYSDAFFVAAFDKECSESYWEGHARAFEFFGGVPHRISYDNSKVLVSKIIGPHERKLTDGFLKLQSHYLFREHFCRVRRPNEKGVVEGVVKYARQNFLVPVPQVKDLAELNAMLLRQCRDDMKRRLRGKGGSKAEVLQEDQTAFVPLPPSRFDACRKQPTRANSLSLVRFDDNDYSVPVACAHHEIVAKGYVDRVVLCHHDVVVARHSRSWGKEGVFFDYRHYLPLLERKPGSLDHARPLADLDLSECFEVLRRRLVAGEDMPGQGTRKYIKVLRLLEDHSMARLKRAVEQALYAGAYAPEAIVHLLEPPSSGPAATFLLDGREHLGRVSVAGPDITVYDSLLAQGGALS from the coding sequence ATGGATCAATGGGCCCGGATCAGACTTGAGTTGCGCGATGGCCAGGCGAGCAAGCGCGAGTTAATGCGTAGAGAGGGCATCCATTGGGATACCCTGCAAAAGATTCAGAATTTTCCCGAGCCTCCCGGATACCGGCTCAGCACCCCCCGAGCCAAGCCCAAGCTTGGCCCCTACCTTGAGTTGATCGCCCGGATCATAAAAGAGGACAAAAAGGTTCCCAAGAAGCAAAGGCACACGGCCACGCGCATATATCACCGCATCAAGGAGGCGGGTTATCAGGGCAAGTACACCCAGGTAAAGGAGGCGGTGCGCGCAATCAAGCGCGTGAGCCAGGAGGTGTACATGCCCCTGGTCCATCGTCCCGGCGAGGCGCAGGTGGACTTTGGCTATGCCCTGGCCAAGGTTTCCGGGGAGCTTCGCAAGATAGCGCTTTTTATCATGGCCTTGCCGTACTCCGATGCCTTTTTCGTGGCGGCCTTCGACAAGGAGTGCAGCGAGAGCTACTGGGAAGGGCATGCCAGGGCGTTCGAGTTTTTCGGTGGGGTGCCCCACCGGATCAGTTACGACAATAGCAAGGTCCTGGTTTCCAAGATCATAGGGCCTCATGAGCGCAAGCTGACCGATGGTTTTCTCAAGCTGCAGAGCCATTACCTTTTTCGGGAGCATTTTTGTCGGGTGCGGCGTCCAAACGAGAAGGGCGTGGTGGAAGGGGTGGTCAAGTACGCCCGGCAGAATTTTTTGGTGCCAGTGCCCCAGGTGAAGGACCTGGCCGAGCTCAATGCCATGCTTTTAAGGCAGTGCCGCGACGACATGAAGCGCCGTTTGCGTGGCAAGGGCGGTAGCAAGGCCGAGGTTTTGCAGGAAGACCAGACAGCCTTTGTCCCCCTGCCTCCCTCCCGCTTCGATGCCTGCCGCAAACAGCCTACCCGGGCCAATTCATTGTCCCTGGTCCGCTTCGACGACAATGACTACTCGGTGCCGGTGGCTTGTGCCCACCATGAAATTGTGGCCAAGGGCTATGTGGATCGGGTGGTGCTCTGCCACCATGACGTGGTGGTGGCCCGCCACTCCCGATCCTGGGGCAAGGAAGGGGTGTTTTTCGACTACCGGCATTATCTGCCCTTGCTGGAGCGCAAGCCTGGCTCCCTGGACCACGCCCGCCCCCTGGCTGACCTAGATCTGTCTGAGTGCTTTGAGGTCTTGAGGCGGCGGCTGGTGGCCGGGGAAGACATGCCTGGCCAGGGCACCCGTAAATACATAAAGGTCCTACGTTTGCTGGAGGACCACTCCATGGCCAGACTGAAGCGGGCGGTGGAGCAGGCATTGTACGCGGGAGCCTATGCCCCGGAGGCCATTGTCCACCTGCTGGAGCCGCCATCATCAGGGCCCGCGGCCACCTTCCTGCTGGACGGTCGTGAGCACCTGGGCCGAGTGAGCGTGGCCGGGCCCGATATCACAGTCTATGACTCCCTCCTCGCGCAGGGAGGGGCGCTGTCATGA
- the istB gene encoding IS21-like element helper ATPase IstB, which yields MKDQDKPTVLLEYHLKKLKLPTILREYAAMAKVCSQDRSDYMTYLLRLTERELLDREKRAAERRIKQAAFPVIKTMDTFDFKAQPSINQQLVRELMRGEYIAKKENVLLIGNSGTGKTQLASAMAFAACAQGSKVKFYSATALVTELMECREERRLQRLQKQLQRLHLLVIDELGYVPFSKIGAQMLFEVVGRAYEQQSLMITTNLPFQQWTEVFGSERLTGALLDRLTHRCHIIEANGESYRLRQAKRRSQAKPKTN from the coding sequence ATGAAGGACCAGGACAAACCCACCGTGCTCTTGGAGTACCACCTCAAAAAGCTGAAGCTGCCCACCATTCTCCGGGAATACGCGGCCATGGCCAAGGTCTGCAGCCAAGACCGCTCCGATTACATGACCTACCTGCTGCGCCTGACCGAGCGGGAGCTTCTGGACCGCGAGAAGCGGGCAGCCGAAAGGCGCATCAAGCAAGCCGCCTTTCCGGTGATCAAGACCATGGACACCTTTGATTTCAAGGCACAGCCCTCCATCAATCAGCAGTTGGTCAGGGAGCTGATGAGGGGCGAGTACATCGCCAAAAAGGAAAACGTGCTCCTGATCGGAAACTCCGGCACCGGCAAGACCCAGCTGGCCAGCGCCATGGCCTTTGCGGCCTGCGCCCAGGGAAGCAAGGTGAAATTCTACAGCGCCACCGCCCTGGTCACAGAGCTCATGGAATGCCGCGAGGAAAGACGTCTGCAACGCCTGCAGAAACAGCTCCAGCGCCTACACCTGCTGGTCATCGATGAACTGGGCTATGTGCCCTTCTCCAAGATAGGCGCTCAAATGCTATTCGAGGTGGTGGGTAGGGCATATGAACAACAAAGCCTCATGATCACCACCAATCTCCCTTTCCAGCAATGGACGGAGGTCTTCGGCTCCGAAAGACTCACCGGTGCACTGCTGGACAGACTGACCCATAGGTGCCACATCATCGAGGCCAATGGAGAAAGCTACCGGCTCCGCCAAGCCAAAAGACGATCCCAGGCAAAGCCCAAAACCAACTAA
- a CDS encoding VIT domain-containing protein: MRGRNFRDNDLALYVDEPILESVAVDATLRDLLGRVTVVQTYVNKGDTNIEAVFTFPLPLDAILLDFSMCEWRSKCGTVGGLKP, encoded by the coding sequence ATGAGAGGGCGCAATTTTCGGGACAATGATCTGGCACTTTATGTTGATGAACCGATTTTGGAGTCGGTCGCGGTCGATGCCACGCTACGGGACCTGCTGGGGCGGGTCACAGTGGTCCAGACTTACGTTAACAAGGGGGACACTAACATAGAGGCGGTCTTCACCTTCCCCTTGCCTCTTGACGCCATCCTTCTCGACTTTTCCATGTGTGAATGGCGGAGTAAGTGCGGGACAGTTGGCGGTCTAAAACCGTGA
- a CDS encoding helix-turn-helix domain-containing protein — MKLEPKEFSLDELCTLTGMSKRTVRFYIQRELVDRPLGSGKGAHYTQDHLSQLLTIRKWKKAGLSLERISELLREGEESAPPPRPRREGAVEVWSHLNIADGVELHIQPGRAGLGPEEVRELFRKTMEAYRSIKTDEGNK; from the coding sequence ATGAAACTTGAACCTAAAGAATTTTCCCTTGATGAGCTCTGCACCCTTACCGGCATGAGCAAGAGAACCGTCCGCTTCTATATCCAGCGTGAGCTGGTTGACAGGCCCCTAGGCAGCGGCAAGGGAGCCCACTACACCCAGGACCACCTGTCCCAGCTTTTGACCATAAGAAAATGGAAGAAGGCCGGACTGTCGCTCGAGCGCATTTCGGAGCTCCTCAGGGAGGGCGAGGAAAGCGCCCCACCGCCGAGACCAAGGAGAGAGGGGGCGGTGGAGGTCTGGAGCCATCTGAATATTGCCGATGGCGTCGAACTGCACATCCAACCAGGCCGGGCGGGACTCGGCCCGGAAGAGGTGAGGGAGCTCTTCCGTAAGACCATGGAGGCTTATCGTTCCATAAAAACGGATGAGGGGAACAAATGA
- a CDS encoding SOUL family heme-binding protein has protein sequence MSLYSKIQKAAIFAMLTIIGTGCSVFGVHDYESPGYKVIQQDGDKEIRYYKPFIVAKTTVKGDFKEAQSSAFRILADYIFGNNIKKQKIAMTGPLVQKKDAQNEKIAMTGPVVQSGSGDEWVMTFMMPSTYAMEELPTPKDKRVSFEKIPARYVAIIRYGWYGSLERNQDKAKELLDWLAKNKDFKVVSPPMYAGYDPPWTIPFFRHNEMMVELQKN, from the coding sequence ATGAGCCTATACAGCAAGATACAAAAAGCGGCCATATTCGCCATGCTCACAATCATTGGCACTGGTTGTTCGGTGTTTGGGGTTCATGACTATGAGTCACCCGGCTACAAAGTCATCCAGCAAGATGGTGACAAGGAGATCAGGTATTACAAGCCCTTTATCGTTGCCAAGACCACAGTAAAAGGCGATTTTAAAGAGGCACAGAGCTCCGCCTTCAGGATACTTGCGGACTATATTTTTGGGAACAATATAAAGAAGCAGAAGATCGCCATGACTGGCCCGCTAGTGCAAAAAAAGGATGCGCAAAATGAAAAGATTGCCATGACCGGCCCTGTGGTGCAAAGCGGTAGTGGGGATGAATGGGTGATGACTTTCATGATGCCTTCCACTTACGCCATGGAGGAGTTGCCCACACCAAAGGATAAACGGGTAAGCTTCGAGAAAATCCCTGCCAGGTATGTGGCGATCATCCGCTATGGCTGGTACGGCAGCTTGGAGCGTAACCAGGATAAGGCCAAAGAACTACTGGATTGGCTTGCCAAAAACAAAGATTTTAAGGTTGTCTCCCCACCTATGTATGCTGGCTATGATCCTCCGTGGACCATTCCATTCTTCCGGCACAACGAGATGATGGTCGAGTTGCAAAAAAATTAA